A window of the Drosophila simulans strain w501 chromosome 2L, Prin_Dsim_3.1, whole genome shotgun sequence genome harbors these coding sequences:
- the LOC6732602 gene encoding restin homolog isoform X4 — MSDDTSAVGGASAPFPSPVTADPEPGATASKLPGPIRSNIPTPATSGTGIPQPSKMKAPSSFGSTGSVSKIGRPCCNHTTPKSGPPPREAASMSRESDDNLSSINSAYTDDYYLEATGRRRSSDNSSAVLTANTEQFIIGQRVWLGGTRPGQIAFIGDTHFAAGEWAGVVLDEPNGKNDGCVSGKRYFQCEPKRGIFSRLTRLTTYPMAGAQTPTSPLAKNSPDRSRTVSPTASIRSSMLRSPGIGGKNGMAVGDRVIVSSGFGSRPGILRYLGETQFAPGNWCGVELDEPSGKNDGTVDDIRYFECKPKYGVFVPIAKVSLSPSSKKTRLSRTGSRESLTSIGTMNSIATTATSRMRMNAQQRKSSTPVKPILATPKSQFSMQDLLREKQQHVEKLMVERDLDREDAQNQALQLQKNINELKARIVELESALGDERKKTEELQCSIDEAQFCGDEMNAQSQVYKEKIHDLESKITKLVSATPSILPPDLPSDDGALHEEIAQLQEKITVQQKEVESRIAEQREEEQRLRENVKYLNEQIATLQSELVSKDEALEKFSLSECGIENLRRELALLKEENEKQAEEAQAEFTRKLAEKSVEVLRLSSELQSLKAASDSLESERVNKTDECEILQTEVRMRDEQIRELTQQLDEVTTQLNVQKADSSALDDMLRLQKEGTEEKSTLLEKTEKELVQIKEEAAKTRQEKEQLEKQISDFKQLAEQEKLVREKTENAINQIQLDKESIEQQLALKQNELEDFQNKQSESEVHLQEIKAQNTQKDLELVESGESLKKLQQQLEEKTLGHEKLQTALEELKKEKETFIKQKEQELQQLQRKSAESESALKVVQVQLEQLQQQAAASGEEGCKTVAKLHDEISQLKSQAEETQSELKSTQSKLEAKSKQLEAANGSLEEEAKKSGHLQEQITKLKSEVEETQAALSSCHTDVESKTKQLEAANAALEKVNKEYAESRAEASDLQDKVKEITDTLHAELQAERSSSSALHTKLSKFSDEIATGHKELTSKADAWSKEMLQKEKELQELRQQLQDSQDSQTKLKAEGERKEKSFEESIKNLQEEVTKAKTENLELSTGTQTTIKDLQERLEITNAELQHKEKMATEDAQKITDLKTLVEAIQVANANISATNAELSTVLEVLQAEKSETNHIFELFEMEADMNSERLIEKVTGIKEELKETHLQLDERQKKIEELEEKLKQTQQSEQKVQQESQTSKEQLTELHQSLQELQDSVKQKEELVQNLEEKVRESSSIIEGQNTKLNESNVQLENQTSCLKETQDQLLESQKKEKTLQEEAAKLSGELQQVQEANGDIKDSLVKVEELVKVLEEKLQAATSQLESQQATHKKLQELLVKSQENEGNLQGESLAVTEKLHQLEQANGELKEALCQKENGLKELEGKLEESNTLLESQKKSHNEIQDKLEQAQQKERNLQEETSKLAEQLSQLKQANEELQKSLQQKQLLLEKGNEFDTQLAEYQKVIDEMDDAASVKSTLLEQLQKRVAELEAALRQANDAQKTAYLEAQELRRQLESLELEKSREVLSLKAQINGASSRIGQGDEVESLDTETSLAKINFLNSIIADMQQKNDALKAKVQTLETLPMDFTKPHAFDALTRRKPAPRLFCDICDEFDQHDTEDCPIQGSEDQDYTIPSSESNNNDKERKLPAPRKYCDSCEVFGHDTSECADDETY; from the exons aagcCGCCAGCATGAGTCGTGAAAGCGATGACAATTTAAGTTCGATCAATTCGGCTTATACAg ATGATTATTATCTAGAAGCCACTGGGCGGCGTCGCAGCTCAG ATAACAGCAGCGCCGTTCTGACAGCAAACACAGAGCAGTTCATCATTGGCCAGCGGGTTTGGCTGGGTGGCACTCGTCCCGGACAGATTGCCTTCATTGGAGACACACACTTTGCTGCCGGCGAATGGGCTGGTGTTGTCCTGGACGAACCTAATG GTAAAAACGATGGCTGTGTGTCGGGCAAAAGGTACTTCCAGTGCGAGCCGAAACGAGGCATTTTCTCACGCCTCACACGTCTTACCACATATCCCATGGCCGGTGCCCAGACGCCGACCTCTCCATTGGCCAAAAACTCCCCAGACAGATCGCGCACGGTTTCCCCAACTGCGAGTATTCGCAGCTCTATGCTTCGCAGTCCCGGCATTGGAGGCA AGAATGGAATGGCTGTGGGCGATCGTGTGATTGTCTCCTCTGGATTTGGCAGTCGTCCTGGTATCTTACGCTATTTGGGAGAGACACAGTTTGCTCCCGGCAACTGGTGCGGTGTGGAATTGGATGAGCCTAGCGGCAAAAACGATGGAACTGTGGATGATATCAG ATACTTCGAGTGCAAGCCCAAGTACGGTGTGTTTGTACCTATTGCAAAGGTTTCACTGTCGCCGTCGTCCAAGAAAACGCGTCTTTCCCGGACCGGATCAAGGGAGTCGCTCACCTCGATTGGCACCATGAACAGCATCGCCACCACGGCCACGTCGCGCATGCGCATGAATGCTCAG CAGCGCAAGTCGAGCACGCCCGTTAAGCCAATTTTAGCGACGCCGAAAAGCCAATTTTCCATGCAG GATCTGCTGCGCGAGAAGCAACAGCATGTGGAGAAGCTGATGGTGGAGCGCGACCTGGACCGCGAGGATGCCCAGAACCAGGCGCTGCAGCTTCAGAAGAACATCAACGAG CTGAAAGCAAGAATCGTTGAATTGGAGTCGGCATTGGGTGATGAACGAAAGAAAACTGAGGAATTGCAGTGCTCCATAGACGAAGCCCAGTTTTGTGGCGATGAAATGAAT GCTCAGTCCCAGGTTTACAAGGAAAAGATTCATGATCTCGAGTCAAAAATCACAAAACTGGTGTCCG CCACGCCAAGTATCCTACCACCCGATCTACCTTCAGACGATGGTGCTTTGCACGAGGAAATTGCCCAGCTGCAGGAAAAGATCACCGTTCAACAGAAGGAGGTTGAATCTCGGATTGCGGAACAgcgggaggaggagcagcggtTGAGGGAAAATGTGAAGTACCTCAATGAGCAAATCGCCACTCTACAGTCCGAGTTGGTGTCCAAAGATGAGGCCCTGGAGAAGTTCTCCCTCTCGGAGTGTGGCATCGAGAATCTCCGAAGGGAACTCGCACTTCTCAAGGAGGAGAACGAAAAGCAAGCTGAGGAGGCTCAGGCTGAGTTCACCCGAAAACTAGCCGAAAAATCCGTAGAGGTGTTAAGATTAAGCTCTGAATTGCAGAGCTTGAAAGCAGCATCCGATTCCCTGGAAAGCGAAAGGGTTAACAAAACCGACGAATGTGAAATTCTTCAAACCGAAGTCCGAATGCGGGATGAGCAAATCAGAGAGCTAACCCAGCAACTCGATGAGGTTACCACACAACTAAATGTACAAAAAGCGGATAGTTCTGCACTGGATGATATGCTTCGATTGCAAAAGGAAGGTACTGAAGAAAAATCTACTCTTTTAGAGAAAACCGAAAAGGAGCTAGTTCAAATCAAAGAAGAAGCTGCGAAAACTCGACAGGAAAAGGAACAACTTGAAAAACAGATATCAGATTTCAAACAATTGGCGGAACAGGAAAAACTAGTCAGGGAAAAGACTGAAAATGCAATCAATCAAATACAACTAGATAAAGAATCCATAGAACAGCAATTGGctttaaaacaaaacgaactTGAGGACTTCCAAAACAAACAGTCAGAATCGGAAGTTCATCTTCAGGAAATCAAAGCTCAGAATACGCAGAAAGATTTAGAATTAGTTGAATCTGGTGAGTCCCTTAaaaaactgcaacagcaattaGAGGAGAAAACTCTAGGACATgaaaaactgcaaactgctTTGGAAGAACTaaagaaagaaaaggaaaCGTTCATAAagcaaaaggagcaggagctgcagcagctccaaaGGAAGTCAGCTGAGTCCGAAAGTGCATTAAAGGTCGTACAAGTACAACTAGAGCAACTCCAGCAACAGGCAGCCGCATCTGGAGAAGAGGGTTGCAAAACTGTGGCCAAATTGCACGATGAGATTAGTCAGCTCAAGTCCCAGGCTGAAGAAACTCAGTCCGAGTTAAAATCCACCCAATCAAAATTggaagccaaaagcaaacaattggAGGCAGCAAATGGCAGCCTAGAAGAGGAAGCCAAGAAATCAGGGCATCTGCAGGAACAGATTACCAAACTTAAATCAGAAGTGGAGGAGACGCAGGCAGCTCTCAGTTCCTGTCATACGGATGTGGAATCCAAAACTAAGCAACTTGAAGCCGCAAATGCAGCTCTGGAGAAGGTCAACAAG GAATACGCGGAATCCCGAGCGGAGGCTTCTGATCTGCAAGATAAGGTGAAGGAGATCACCGATACGCTACATGCTGAGCTTCAAGCTGAACGATCGTCCTCCAGCGCTCTCCACACTAAGCTGTCCAAGTTCTCGGATGAAATAGCTACCGGCCACAAGGAACTGACCAGCAAAGCCGATGCCTGGAGCAAGGAGATGCTGCAAAAAGAGAAGGAACTACAGGAGCTGCGACAGCAACTTCAAGATAGTCAAGACTCTCAAACAAAGCTGAAAGCAGAGGGAGAGCGGAAAGAAAAGTCTTTCGAGGAATCTATAAAGAATCTTCAGGAAGAAGTCACTAAGGCCAAGACGGAGAATCTAGAACTGAGTACTGGCACACAGACGACCATAAAGGACCTGCAGGAGCGACTGGAAATCACCAATGCTGAGCTCCAGCACAAGGAAAAAATGGCAACCGAAGATGCGCAGAAGATTACTGACCTTAAGACCCTTGTGGAAGCCATCCAGGTGGCTAATGCCAATATATCAGCTACAAATGCGGAGCTCTCCACTGTATTGGAAGTTCTTCAGGCGGAGAAGAGTGAAACGAATCACATCTTCGAGCTCTTTGAAATGGAAGCTGACATGAATTCTGAGCGGTTGATCGAAAAAGTGACTGGGATTAAGGAGGAACTAAAGGAAACCCATCTGCAACTGGATGAGCGACAGAAAAAgatcgaggagctggaggagaaaTTGAAGCAAACTCAGCAAAGTGAACAAAAAGTGCAACAGGAGTCTCAGACTTCCAAGGAGCAACTTACGGAATTACACCAATCCTTGCAAGAACTCCAAGATTCTGTAAAGCAAAAGGAAGAACTTGTCCAGAACTTGGAAGAAAAGGTTAGGGAAAGCAGTTCCATCATAGAAGGCCAGAAcacgaaattaaatgaaagcaATGTTCAGCTGGAAAACCAAACTTCTTGTTTAAAGGAAACCCAAGATCAATTGCTAGAGTCACAGAAGAAGGAGAAAACATTGCAGGAAGAGGCTGCCAAACTATCCGGTGAGCTGCAGCAAGTACAAGAGGCCAATGGAGACATAAAGGATTCCCTGGTAAAAGTTGAGGAACTAGTAAAGGTGTTGGAGGAAAAACTCCAAGCAGCTACCTCCCAGTTGGAGTCCCAACAAGCCACACATAAGAAACTCCAGGAGTTGCTGGTTAAATCTCAAGAAAACGAGGGAAATCTGCAAGGAGAATCTCTGGCAGTCACAGAGAAACTACATCAACTGGAGCAAGCCAATGGGGAGCTTAAGGAGGCTTTGTGCCAAAAAGAGAATGGCCTTAAAGAACTTGAGGGTAAACTTGAGGAGAGTAATACTTTATTAGAAAGTCAAAAGAAGAGCCACAACGAAATTCAGGATAAGTTAGAACAGGCCCAGCAAAAGGAGAGGAATCTACAAGAGGAAACGTCCAAGTTGGCGGAGCAACTGAGCCAATTAAAGCAGGCTAATGAGGAGCTCCAGAAATCCCTTCAGCAAAAGCAGCTACTTTTGGAAAAGGGTAATGAATTCGACACCCAGCTGGCAGAATATCAGAAAGTCATTGATGAGATGGATGATGCGGCTTCCGTTAAATCCACGCTGCTGGAACAGCTACAAAAAAGAGTTGCGGAACTGGAGGCCGCACTCCGTCAAGCCAACGATGCCCAAAAGACTGCTTATCTGGAGGCTCAGGAACTGAGGCGTCAACTGGAATCGCTGGAACTGGAGAAGTCTAGGGAGGTTCTCAGCCTTAAGGCTCAGATTAATGGTGCGAGCAGTAGGATCGGACAGGGAGATGAGGTGGAG TCACTGGACACCGAAACCAGTCTTGCCAAGATCAACTTCCTGAACTCGATTATTGCTGACATGCAGCAGAAGAATGATGCACTCAAGGCTAAGGTGCAGACCCTTGAAACCTTGCCAATGGATTTCACCAA ACCTCATGCCTTCGATGCCCTGACAAGGCGGAAACCGGCTCCCAGACTTTTCTGCGACATCTGCGATGAGTTTGATCAGCACGATACGGAGGATTGTCCAATCCAGGGTAGCGAGGATCAAGACTATACCATACCGTCATCCGAGTCGAATAACAACGATAAGGAGCGGAAGCTGCCGGCACCCAGGAAATACTGTGATTCCTGCGAGG TTTTTGGCCACGATACGAGCGAATGTGCCGATGATGAAACCTATTAG
- the LOC6732602 gene encoding restin homolog isoform X6, with the protein MSDDTSAVGGASAPFPSPVTADPEPGATASKLPGPIRSNIPTPATSGTGIPQPSKMKAPSSFGSTGSVSKIGRPCCNHTTPKSGPPPREAASMSRESDDNLSSINSAYTDNSSAVLTANTEQFIIGQRVWLGGTRPGQIAFIGDTHFAAGEWAGVVLDEPNGKNDGCVSGKRYFQCEPKRGIFSRLTRLTTYPMAGAQTPTSPLAKNSPDRSRTVSPTASIRSSMLRSPGIGGKNGMAVGDRVIVSSGFGSRPGILRYLGETQFAPGNWCGVELDEPSGKNDGTVDDIRYFECKPKYGVFVPIAKVSLSPSSKKTRLSRTGSRESLTSIGTMNSIATTATSRMRMNAQRKSSTPVKPILATPKSQFSMQDLLREKQQHVEKLMVERDLDREDAQNQALQLQKNINELKARIVELESALGDERKKTEELQCSIDEAQFCGDEMNAQSQVYKEKIHDLESKITKLVSATPSILPPDLPSDDGALHEEIAQLQEKITVQQKEVESRIAEQREEEQRLRENVKYLNEQIATLQSELVSKDEALEKFSLSECGIENLRRELALLKEENEKQAEEAQAEFTRKLAEKSVEVLRLSSELQSLKAASDSLESERVNKTDECEILQTEVRMRDEQIRELTQQLDEVTTQLNVQKADSSALDDMLRLQKEGTEEKSTLLEKTEKELVQIKEEAAKTRQEKEQLEKQISDFKQLAEQEKLVREKTENAINQIQLDKESIEQQLALKQNELEDFQNKQSESEVHLQEIKAQNTQKDLELVESGESLKKLQQQLEEKTLGHEKLQTALEELKKEKETFIKQKEQELQQLQRKSAESESALKVVQVQLEQLQQQAAASGEEGCKTVAKLHDEISQLKSQAEETQSELKSTQSKLEAKSKQLEAANGSLEEEAKKSGHLQEQITKLKSEVEETQAALSSCHTDVESKTKQLEAANAALEKVNKEYAESRAEASDLQDKVKEITDTLHAELQAERSSSSALHTKLSKFSDEIATGHKELTSKADAWSKEMLQKEKELQELRQQLQDSQDSQTKLKAEGERKEKSFEESIKNLQEEVTKAKTENLELSTGTQTTIKDLQERLEITNAELQHKEKMATEDAQKITDLKTLVEAIQVANANISATNAELSTVLEVLQAEKSETNHIFELFEMEADMNSERLIEKVTGIKEELKETHLQLDERQKKIEELEEKLKQTQQSEQKVQQESQTSKEQLTELHQSLQELQDSVKQKEELVQNLEEKVRESSSIIEGQNTKLNESNVQLENQTSCLKETQDQLLESQKKEKTLQEEAAKLSGELQQVQEANGDIKDSLVKVEELVKVLEEKLQAATSQLESQQATHKKLQELLVKSQENEGNLQGESLAVTEKLHQLEQANGELKEALCQKENGLKELEGKLEESNTLLESQKKSHNEIQDKLEQAQQKERNLQEETSKLAEQLSQLKQANEELQKSLQQKQLLLEKGNEFDTQLAEYQKVIDEMDDAASVKSTLLEQLQKRVAELEAALRQANDAQKTAYLEAQELRRQLESLELEKSREVLSLKAQINGASSRIGQGDEVESLDTETSLAKINFLNSIIADMQQKNDALKAKVQTLETLPMDFTKPHAFDALTRRKPAPRLFCDICDEFDQHDTEDCPIQGSEDQDYTIPSSESNNNDKERKLPAPRKYCDSCEVFGHDTSECADDETY; encoded by the exons aagcCGCCAGCATGAGTCGTGAAAGCGATGACAATTTAAGTTCGATCAATTCGGCTTATACAg ATAACAGCAGCGCCGTTCTGACAGCAAACACAGAGCAGTTCATCATTGGCCAGCGGGTTTGGCTGGGTGGCACTCGTCCCGGACAGATTGCCTTCATTGGAGACACACACTTTGCTGCCGGCGAATGGGCTGGTGTTGTCCTGGACGAACCTAATG GTAAAAACGATGGCTGTGTGTCGGGCAAAAGGTACTTCCAGTGCGAGCCGAAACGAGGCATTTTCTCACGCCTCACACGTCTTACCACATATCCCATGGCCGGTGCCCAGACGCCGACCTCTCCATTGGCCAAAAACTCCCCAGACAGATCGCGCACGGTTTCCCCAACTGCGAGTATTCGCAGCTCTATGCTTCGCAGTCCCGGCATTGGAGGCA AGAATGGAATGGCTGTGGGCGATCGTGTGATTGTCTCCTCTGGATTTGGCAGTCGTCCTGGTATCTTACGCTATTTGGGAGAGACACAGTTTGCTCCCGGCAACTGGTGCGGTGTGGAATTGGATGAGCCTAGCGGCAAAAACGATGGAACTGTGGATGATATCAG ATACTTCGAGTGCAAGCCCAAGTACGGTGTGTTTGTACCTATTGCAAAGGTTTCACTGTCGCCGTCGTCCAAGAAAACGCGTCTTTCCCGGACCGGATCAAGGGAGTCGCTCACCTCGATTGGCACCATGAACAGCATCGCCACCACGGCCACGTCGCGCATGCGCATGAATGCTCAG CGCAAGTCGAGCACGCCCGTTAAGCCAATTTTAGCGACGCCGAAAAGCCAATTTTCCATGCAG GATCTGCTGCGCGAGAAGCAACAGCATGTGGAGAAGCTGATGGTGGAGCGCGACCTGGACCGCGAGGATGCCCAGAACCAGGCGCTGCAGCTTCAGAAGAACATCAACGAG CTGAAAGCAAGAATCGTTGAATTGGAGTCGGCATTGGGTGATGAACGAAAGAAAACTGAGGAATTGCAGTGCTCCATAGACGAAGCCCAGTTTTGTGGCGATGAAATGAAT GCTCAGTCCCAGGTTTACAAGGAAAAGATTCATGATCTCGAGTCAAAAATCACAAAACTGGTGTCCG CCACGCCAAGTATCCTACCACCCGATCTACCTTCAGACGATGGTGCTTTGCACGAGGAAATTGCCCAGCTGCAGGAAAAGATCACCGTTCAACAGAAGGAGGTTGAATCTCGGATTGCGGAACAgcgggaggaggagcagcggtTGAGGGAAAATGTGAAGTACCTCAATGAGCAAATCGCCACTCTACAGTCCGAGTTGGTGTCCAAAGATGAGGCCCTGGAGAAGTTCTCCCTCTCGGAGTGTGGCATCGAGAATCTCCGAAGGGAACTCGCACTTCTCAAGGAGGAGAACGAAAAGCAAGCTGAGGAGGCTCAGGCTGAGTTCACCCGAAAACTAGCCGAAAAATCCGTAGAGGTGTTAAGATTAAGCTCTGAATTGCAGAGCTTGAAAGCAGCATCCGATTCCCTGGAAAGCGAAAGGGTTAACAAAACCGACGAATGTGAAATTCTTCAAACCGAAGTCCGAATGCGGGATGAGCAAATCAGAGAGCTAACCCAGCAACTCGATGAGGTTACCACACAACTAAATGTACAAAAAGCGGATAGTTCTGCACTGGATGATATGCTTCGATTGCAAAAGGAAGGTACTGAAGAAAAATCTACTCTTTTAGAGAAAACCGAAAAGGAGCTAGTTCAAATCAAAGAAGAAGCTGCGAAAACTCGACAGGAAAAGGAACAACTTGAAAAACAGATATCAGATTTCAAACAATTGGCGGAACAGGAAAAACTAGTCAGGGAAAAGACTGAAAATGCAATCAATCAAATACAACTAGATAAAGAATCCATAGAACAGCAATTGGctttaaaacaaaacgaactTGAGGACTTCCAAAACAAACAGTCAGAATCGGAAGTTCATCTTCAGGAAATCAAAGCTCAGAATACGCAGAAAGATTTAGAATTAGTTGAATCTGGTGAGTCCCTTAaaaaactgcaacagcaattaGAGGAGAAAACTCTAGGACATgaaaaactgcaaactgctTTGGAAGAACTaaagaaagaaaaggaaaCGTTCATAAagcaaaaggagcaggagctgcagcagctccaaaGGAAGTCAGCTGAGTCCGAAAGTGCATTAAAGGTCGTACAAGTACAACTAGAGCAACTCCAGCAACAGGCAGCCGCATCTGGAGAAGAGGGTTGCAAAACTGTGGCCAAATTGCACGATGAGATTAGTCAGCTCAAGTCCCAGGCTGAAGAAACTCAGTCCGAGTTAAAATCCACCCAATCAAAATTggaagccaaaagcaaacaattggAGGCAGCAAATGGCAGCCTAGAAGAGGAAGCCAAGAAATCAGGGCATCTGCAGGAACAGATTACCAAACTTAAATCAGAAGTGGAGGAGACGCAGGCAGCTCTCAGTTCCTGTCATACGGATGTGGAATCCAAAACTAAGCAACTTGAAGCCGCAAATGCAGCTCTGGAGAAGGTCAACAAG GAATACGCGGAATCCCGAGCGGAGGCTTCTGATCTGCAAGATAAGGTGAAGGAGATCACCGATACGCTACATGCTGAGCTTCAAGCTGAACGATCGTCCTCCAGCGCTCTCCACACTAAGCTGTCCAAGTTCTCGGATGAAATAGCTACCGGCCACAAGGAACTGACCAGCAAAGCCGATGCCTGGAGCAAGGAGATGCTGCAAAAAGAGAAGGAACTACAGGAGCTGCGACAGCAACTTCAAGATAGTCAAGACTCTCAAACAAAGCTGAAAGCAGAGGGAGAGCGGAAAGAAAAGTCTTTCGAGGAATCTATAAAGAATCTTCAGGAAGAAGTCACTAAGGCCAAGACGGAGAATCTAGAACTGAGTACTGGCACACAGACGACCATAAAGGACCTGCAGGAGCGACTGGAAATCACCAATGCTGAGCTCCAGCACAAGGAAAAAATGGCAACCGAAGATGCGCAGAAGATTACTGACCTTAAGACCCTTGTGGAAGCCATCCAGGTGGCTAATGCCAATATATCAGCTACAAATGCGGAGCTCTCCACTGTATTGGAAGTTCTTCAGGCGGAGAAGAGTGAAACGAATCACATCTTCGAGCTCTTTGAAATGGAAGCTGACATGAATTCTGAGCGGTTGATCGAAAAAGTGACTGGGATTAAGGAGGAACTAAAGGAAACCCATCTGCAACTGGATGAGCGACAGAAAAAgatcgaggagctggaggagaaaTTGAAGCAAACTCAGCAAAGTGAACAAAAAGTGCAACAGGAGTCTCAGACTTCCAAGGAGCAACTTACGGAATTACACCAATCCTTGCAAGAACTCCAAGATTCTGTAAAGCAAAAGGAAGAACTTGTCCAGAACTTGGAAGAAAAGGTTAGGGAAAGCAGTTCCATCATAGAAGGCCAGAAcacgaaattaaatgaaagcaATGTTCAGCTGGAAAACCAAACTTCTTGTTTAAAGGAAACCCAAGATCAATTGCTAGAGTCACAGAAGAAGGAGAAAACATTGCAGGAAGAGGCTGCCAAACTATCCGGTGAGCTGCAGCAAGTACAAGAGGCCAATGGAGACATAAAGGATTCCCTGGTAAAAGTTGAGGAACTAGTAAAGGTGTTGGAGGAAAAACTCCAAGCAGCTACCTCCCAGTTGGAGTCCCAACAAGCCACACATAAGAAACTCCAGGAGTTGCTGGTTAAATCTCAAGAAAACGAGGGAAATCTGCAAGGAGAATCTCTGGCAGTCACAGAGAAACTACATCAACTGGAGCAAGCCAATGGGGAGCTTAAGGAGGCTTTGTGCCAAAAAGAGAATGGCCTTAAAGAACTTGAGGGTAAACTTGAGGAGAGTAATACTTTATTAGAAAGTCAAAAGAAGAGCCACAACGAAATTCAGGATAAGTTAGAACAGGCCCAGCAAAAGGAGAGGAATCTACAAGAGGAAACGTCCAAGTTGGCGGAGCAACTGAGCCAATTAAAGCAGGCTAATGAGGAGCTCCAGAAATCCCTTCAGCAAAAGCAGCTACTTTTGGAAAAGGGTAATGAATTCGACACCCAGCTGGCAGAATATCAGAAAGTCATTGATGAGATGGATGATGCGGCTTCCGTTAAATCCACGCTGCTGGAACAGCTACAAAAAAGAGTTGCGGAACTGGAGGCCGCACTCCGTCAAGCCAACGATGCCCAAAAGACTGCTTATCTGGAGGCTCAGGAACTGAGGCGTCAACTGGAATCGCTGGAACTGGAGAAGTCTAGGGAGGTTCTCAGCCTTAAGGCTCAGATTAATGGTGCGAGCAGTAGGATCGGACAGGGAGATGAGGTGGAG TCACTGGACACCGAAACCAGTCTTGCCAAGATCAACTTCCTGAACTCGATTATTGCTGACATGCAGCAGAAGAATGATGCACTCAAGGCTAAGGTGCAGACCCTTGAAACCTTGCCAATGGATTTCACCAA ACCTCATGCCTTCGATGCCCTGACAAGGCGGAAACCGGCTCCCAGACTTTTCTGCGACATCTGCGATGAGTTTGATCAGCACGATACGGAGGATTGTCCAATCCAGGGTAGCGAGGATCAAGACTATACCATACCGTCATCCGAGTCGAATAACAACGATAAGGAGCGGAAGCTGCCGGCACCCAGGAAATACTGTGATTCCTGCGAGG TTTTTGGCCACGATACGAGCGAATGTGCCGATGATGAAACCTATTAG